Proteins encoded in a region of the Triticum dicoccoides isolate Atlit2015 ecotype Zavitan chromosome 3A, WEW_v2.0, whole genome shotgun sequence genome:
- the LOC119269330 gene encoding calcium-dependent protein kinase 2: protein MGNCCAGSGDAEPAAGADPSTRRAGASVQAGGASPSSAPGQNKPPAAIGPVLGRPMEDVRSIYTVGKELGRGQFGVTSLCTHKATGQKFACKTIAKRKLSTKEDVEDVRREVQIMYHLAGQPNIVELKGAYEDKQSVHLVMELCAGGELFDRIIAKGKYTERAAAALLRTIVEIIHTCHSLGVIHRDLKPENFLLLSKEEDAPLKATDFGLSVFYKQGEVFKDIVGSAYYIAPEVLKRNYGPEADIWSVGVILYILLCGVPPFWAESEHGIFNSILRGQIDFSSDPWPRISSGAKDLVRKMLNSDPKKRISAYDVLNHPWIKEDGEAPDTPLDNAVMNRLKQFKAMNQFKKAALRVIAGCLSEEEIRGLKEMFKSMDSDNSGTITVDELRKGLGKQGTKLTEAEVEQLMEAADADGSGTIDYDEFITATMHMNRMDREEHLYTAFQYFDKDNSGYISKEELEQALREKGLLDGRDMSEIVSEVDADNDGRIDYSEFVAMMRKGAPEGANPKKRRDVVL, encoded by the exons ATGGGCAACTGCTGCGCGGGATCCGGGGATGCGGAGCCCGCCGCCGGCGCCGACCCCTCCACGCGCCGCGCCGGCGCCTCCGTGCAGGCCGGCGGCGCCTCGCCCTCCTCCGCGCCCGGCCAGAACAAGCCGCCGGCCGCCATCGGCCCCGTGCTCGGCCGCCCCATGGAGGACGTGCGCAGCATCTACACCGTCGGCAAGGAGCTCGGCCGCGGCCAGTTCGGGGTCACCAGCCTCTGCACGCACAAGGCCACGGGCCAGAAGTTCGCCTGCAAGACCATCGCCAAGCGCAAGCTGTCCACCAAGGAGGACGTGGAGGACGTGCGGCGCGAGGTGCAGATCATGTACCACCTCGCCGGCCAGCCCAACATCGTGGAGCTCAAGGGCGCCTACGAGGACAAGCAGTCCGTGCACCTCGTCATGGAGCTctgcgccggcggcgagctcttcgaCCGGATCATCGCCAAGGGCAAGTACACGGagcgcgccgccgcggccctgctCCGCACCATCGTCGAGATCATCCACACCTGCCACTCCCTCGGCGTCATCCACCGCGACCTCAAGCCCGAGAACTTCCTCCTGCTCAGCAAGGAGGAGGACGCGCCGCTCAAGGCCACCGACTTCGGGCTATCCGTCTTCTACAAGCAAG GGGAGGTGTTCAAGGACATCGTGGGCAGCGCCTACTACATCGCGCCGGAGGTCCTGAAGCGGAACTACGGGCCGGAGGCGGACATCTGGAGCGTCGGCGTCATCCTCTACATCCTTCTCTGCGGTGTCCCTCCCTTCTGGGCAG AATCGGAGCACGGCATCTTCAATTCCATCCTGAGGGGGCAGATCGACTTCAGCAGCGACCCATGGCCACGCATTTCGTCCGGCGCCAAGGACCTCGTTAGAAAGATGCTCAACTCTGACCCCAAGAAGAGGATATCTGCCTACGATGTCCTCA ACCATCCTTGGATCAAGGAAGACGGAGAGGCGCCTGACACGCCGCTGGACAACGCCGTCATGAACAGGCTCAAGCAGTTCAAGGCTATGAACCAGTTCAAGAAAGCTGCGCTAAGG GTCATCGCCGGATGCCTGTCGGAGGAAGAGATCAGGGGGCTCAAGGAGATGTTCAAGAGCATGGACTCGGACAACAGCGGCACCATCACCGTCGACGAGCTCCGGAAGGGCCTGGGGAAACAGGGGACCAAGCTCACGGAGGCCGAAGTGGAGCAGCTTATGGAAGCC GCCGACGCCGACGGGAGCGGGACGATCGACTACGATGAGTTCATCACGGCGACGATGCACATGAACAGGATGGACCGGGAAGAGCACCTCTACACCGCCTTCCAGTACTTCGACAAGGACAACAGCGG CTACATTTCCAAGGAGGAGCTCGAGCAGGCCCTTCGGGAGAAGGGGCTTCTGGACGGCAGAGACATGAGCGAAATCGTGTCGGAAGTCGACGCCGACAAC GACGGGAGGATCGACTACAGCGAGTTCGTGGCGATGATGAGGAAAGGGGCCCCCGAGGGGGCCAACCCCAAGAAGCGGCGCGACGTCGTGCTATAG